The Alkalihalobacillus sp. LMS6 genomic interval GGCTTTCGCTTCCAATATGAACAAGCTGCACACGGAAACGACCAGCAAGATGAGTATAAAAGCTGTCGTTATCGACGAGTTCTTACATAAGGAGAGATCGACTATGGATATACATACGTACACACCAACAATCTTTACCGTCTCAAAACCTTCTTGCTAAACATAGACCATCTATTTCTCTTTCTCTTTCACTTTCACGCCACCAAACGTAAAAAAAAGGGCAATAAGCGTCGAGACAAACACCATATGCGGCAGCCGTTCGACGGCAGTTGCGTGGTCGTAGATCAGATGTCCAAGTAAATTCGCCACAAACATTGTGTTAAATACGTTCATTCCATAATGAAACAACCGATTTTTAGGTACTTCCTTCACTTGCATACCGGCACCTCCCAACTCTTTCATAAAGCGTATCATGTCGTTCTCCTTCTTTAAAGAGGGCAATAAACACAAACAAAAAAAGAGGGGATCTCCCCTCTTTTTATACTTTTTCTTCGACTTCAACACCAAATGAAGCAAGCAGTTCAAAGAATGACGGGCAAGTTTTCGAGACGCATCCAGGATCGGTTAATTCAATGCCCGCAACTTTTGTCCCAATCAAGGCAAGGGACATGGCCACACGATGGTCGTCGTACGTATCCAGTTTTGCCGCTTTCGGCGTTCCTGGAAATACTTTTAATCCATCATTGTACTCTTCCACTTGAATCCCTAATTTTGTTAGCGAATCTGCGATGACTTTTATACGATTCGATTCGTGGTAGCGAATGTGCTCCACTTCTGAAATCGTAATTGGTCCATCCGCAAACGGCGCAAGCGCAGCAAGGGTTAACGTTTGGTCGGACATTTCACGCATGGAGACGTCGAAGCCACCTTTTAGCTGCTTCGGCCCCTGCACTTCAACGTACGATTCCCCTCTTATAACGGTGCAGCCCATTTTTTCTAAAATCGTTAAAAATCCAATATCAGGCTGTTTCGTTTCAGCAGTCACATTTGTTACGCGTACACGACCTTCATTTAATGCCGCTAGTCCAAAGAAATAACAAGCGGTAGATGCGTCTGCTTCCAGAGTGAGTGCTTGAGGTTTGTACACAGATGGCGATACGTTCATCGTTTGTAAAGCATCGTCGTACGAAACCGTTGCCCCGAACGCTTCCATTAAATCGAGGGTCAAGCGTACATACGCATGCTGGACAATATGGTCGGTAATCGTGATTTGTAGCGGCGTCTGAAAATAAGGCCCTGCGATCAGCAAGCCACTAATGTATTGACTTGAAATCTTTCCAGACAAGTCTACGGTTCCGCCTTGAAGCGGTTTCCCTTTAATTTGTAACGGATAGTGCCCCTCTTTTTCAAGGTGCGTAATTTCCCCACCAAGCGCTCTTAGCGCATCAATTAAAGGAGCAACCGGACGCTTCGTCATGCTTTCACTCGCTTCAATCGTCCATTCTCCTTGCGCCGCAGTTACCAGACTTCCCGGTAAAAAGCGGGCAACGGTTCCAGCAGCGCCAATATAAAGGGAATCGCTTTTCCAGTTTTGGCCTGTACCATGAACCCTCGCCTCATCTTCATGTACATCAATGGCGACACCTAATTTTCTTAGTGCATCAATACACCAATACGCATCATCGCTACGCAAAAATCCTTTTAATGTAGACGTCCCTTCTGCCAGCGCACTCATGATAAATGCTCGATTCGTTAAACTTTTGCTCCCCGGAATCGTTACTTCTCCGTCAATCACACGCTCTCCGGGTGCGACGGTGACGCTATGAACCCCTTTTAAAGGTGTCCACGGACTTCTCGCTCGTTGATCAACATGACCCTTCTTCATGGAATCATCTCCTTTGTTCCATTCTACTTCCCTTTATGTTATAAGTTAAATAAATTCTATTGCCATCATACATAAGTGAGGTTTATAACATGAAAATGGATGCCTACTATCTTTTCTATATCACCGCAATTGAGCAAAATTTCAGTAAAGCTGCCAAACGATTATTTGTGACGCAACCTAACATTAGTCAAAGCATCGCACAATTAGAAGATCGACTTCAAACCAAACTTTTTCAACGTCAATCCAAAGGCGTATCCCTTACAAAAGAAGGACAGCTGCTGTTTCAACAACTGGAACCTGCCTTCCAACTCATTCAGCAAGCAGAAACAAATCTAAATGAAAGACGTTATTTAAAGCAAGGGTCTGTCGCAATCGGTGCAAGTGATTCCACGTGCAAGCACCTTTTATTACCAATCGTTCAGTCATTCCAACGACAGTTTCCAGAAATACAACTGAAACTCCAACATGGCTCAACTCCACAACTAATCGAGAAATTAGATCAAGGGACCATTGATTTGGCGCTTGTCCACATGCCAATTAACGAACAAACTTATACCGTCCATAGCGTCTTTACGATTCATAGCACATTTGTAGTTGGCGAACGCTACCAGTCATTAGCGCGTGAACCTCAATCCATCGCAGACTTGGCTCATTACCCTATTTTGAGCTTTTCGCAACAGAGTCATGCGAGGCACTATTTAAATGAACTCTTCGCTAAACAAGAACTCCTCGTCACACCAGAGGTTGAAGTCGGCGCGATGGACGTCTTACTTGAATGTGCGCGCATTGGAATGGGTGTGGCGTTTGTTACGAAAGAATTTGTTCAACAAGAACTCGACGAGCACGCTTTGCATGAAGTTCTGCTAACTGAGCCTCTAAACCCTCGTCAAATTGGGGTTGTCACTCGTAATCAAGCACAACTCAGCCACGCGGCAAACAGGTTTTTAGAAAAACTTAACCAATCTCAATAAAAGCACATATGATCTTCAACTTTTCGGGCAACCTAACAAAGAAATTTTTCAATTAAAAGGAGTGTTCACATGCGCGCAGCTGTATGGCATAACGCAAAAGATGTACGTGTAGAAGAAAACTGGGAAGTAAAAGAAGTCACAAAAACGGACGTTAAGATTAAGGTGGCATGGGCAGGTATTTGCGGAAGCGATTTACACGAATACTTACACGGGCCTATCGTCATTCCAGCAAATGGACCTGATGCATTAACTGGTGACACGGCTCCAATTGTAATGGGTCATGAGTTCGCAGGTGTTATTGATGAAGTTGGCAGCGACGTCTCCGACTTTAAAAAAGGCGACAGAGTCGTTGTAAATCCACTGTATACACATGGAGTAAAGCCACCTACCCTCGACCTTTACGATGGATTTGCCTTTGCAGGTTTGGCAAGCGATGGCGGTTTCGCCGACTACTGCGTCATCCCTGAGTCTATGGTTCACAAGGTTCCAGAAGGGATGACCCTTGAAGAAGGTGCGCTTGTTGAGCCAATGGCGGTTACGGTCCAAGCATTAAAAGAAGCAGATTTTAAATTTGGCCAAACGTGCACAGTTTTTGGAGCTGGCCCAATCGGCTTATGTACAATTATTGCTGCAAAAGCTGCTGGAGCAAGCAAAATCATTGTCTTTGATTTGTCAGAGGAACGATTAAAAAAAGCAACCGAAGTAGGCGCCACCCATGTATTCAATTCTGGAAATGTTGACCCTGTTGAAGAGGTTAAAAAGATTGAACCGGAGGGTGTTGATGCCAGTTTTGAAGTAGCAGGTGTTGGCGTTACGCTAAACCAAGCGATTCACACAGCTAAATCTCGCGGAACCGTTGTGATCGTTTCGATTTTTACAAAAGGTGTAGAAATCAAACCAATGGACCTGACTGTATCCGGAGTGAAAATTACGTCTTCTCTTGCTTACGAGCCAGAGGTCTTTCAGCGTACGATTGACTCGATTGCTGCTGGTGCCCTTGACGTCAAAGGCGTTATCACCGATCACATTGAACTTGAAGCCATTGTCACAGACGGCTTTGAACGTTTATCAGAAGACAAATCACAAGCGAAAATACTTGTGAAATTAAGCGGTGAATCTTAAAATCTTCAAGCGAACTGGGTGCATGTCACCTAGTTTTTTTCACAATCTATGTTTATCGTCTTACCAAAAAAGGTAAAGAGGGTCAATAGGAGGCGATAAACGATGGAATCAACACAACAAAAGAAACAATCAACTGGAACTGGGTCCCTTGTCTTTGGTATTTTATCTTTACTTATCCCATATATCGGACTAATCCTTGGCATTGTCGCTGTTGTGATGGCATCAGGCGTAAATACAGGCATGGCGATGGGCGGTAAAGTTACGGGTATTATCGGTATCGTCTATAACGGTCTTATGTTGCTCTTACTTGCTACAGGCGTTTTTGTACTGTTTAGCTTTTAATCGACCTTAACACATAAAACGAGAAACAAACGAGGAGGAAACTAGCATGATGAGTTTTATTTGGAGTTTAATTATTGGTGGCCTAATTGGGTGGGCTGCAGGTGCAATCACTGGTAAAGGTGTCCCATTCGGCATTATCGGGAATATTATTGCTGGCTTTATCGGTGCGAACATCGGAACATGGCTTCTAGGAGATATGGGGCCTAGCATCGGTGGATTTGCGATTTTCCCTGCTCTTATTGGTGCCATTATTTTAGTCTTAATTGTCAGCCTTGTGCTACGAGCATTTAAATCTTAAGTAAAGCAAGACGCCCATCAAACGGGCGTCTTTTTTTTTATAAAAAATGACAGCGCTCTCTTTTATTTCCGCTAAAAAAATCGTCCTGAAACAGGTTTTATTCTATTGAGAGCGGGAAACTATAGAAAATGTTTTTATTTTACGATCGAACTTAACGAAGAAAGAAGAGAAGTCTATATGGGATTCATGTCAATTGCAATCTTTATTTTTATTGTCGCTGGAGTAGCGATCTATGCATACGCAAGAAGTAGAAAAGTTAATCTTGATAGCTCTGAAGGGCTATTTTTAGGAGGACGAAGTTTAACAGGCATCACCATTGCCGGTTCCATCGTCATGACGAATCTTTCTACTGAGCAAATTGTTGGGCAAAACGGCCAAAGTTACGCATCTGGAATGGAAGTGATGGGTTGGGAAGTAACGGCTGCCGTCGCCATCGTCGCCCTTGCACTCATTTTCTTACCAAAATACTTAAAGTACGGTGTGGATACCGTGACCGATTTTATTGAAATTCGTTTTGACACAACGACAAAACGAATCACATCGATCCTTTTTATTTTTACATACGTTGTTTCTTTCTTACCCGTTGTTTTATATTCAGGTTCACTTGTGTTTAATCAAATCTTTTCCATTGATGAAATGCTTGGCGTCGATCCGCTTGTAGCGATTGCGCTTATATCCGGAATCGCAGGAATTATCGGCTTGCTGTACTTATTATTAGGCGGATTACGTTTAAGCGCGTTTAGCGATACCGTATATGGAATCGGTTTGCTTGTTGCCGGTCTTTCCATCCCCATTCTCGGGCTATACTTATTAGGCGATGGCGGAAT includes:
- a CDS encoding LysR family transcriptional regulator — encoded protein: MKMDAYYLFYITAIEQNFSKAAKRLFVTQPNISQSIAQLEDRLQTKLFQRQSKGVSLTKEGQLLFQQLEPAFQLIQQAETNLNERRYLKQGSVAIGASDSTCKHLLLPIVQSFQRQFPEIQLKLQHGSTPQLIEKLDQGTIDLALVHMPINEQTYTVHSVFTIHSTFVVGERYQSLAREPQSIADLAHYPILSFSQQSHARHYLNELFAKQELLVTPEVEVGAMDVLLECARIGMGVAFVTKEFVQQELDEHALHEVLLTEPLNPRQIGVVTRNQAQLSHAANRFLEKLNQSQ
- a CDS encoding 2,3-butanediol dehydrogenase, which translates into the protein MRAAVWHNAKDVRVEENWEVKEVTKTDVKIKVAWAGICGSDLHEYLHGPIVIPANGPDALTGDTAPIVMGHEFAGVIDEVGSDVSDFKKGDRVVVNPLYTHGVKPPTLDLYDGFAFAGLASDGGFADYCVIPESMVHKVPEGMTLEEGALVEPMAVTVQALKEADFKFGQTCTVFGAGPIGLCTIIAAKAAGASKIIVFDLSEERLKKATEVGATHVFNSGNVDPVEEVKKIEPEGVDASFEVAGVGVTLNQAIHTAKSRGTVVIVSIFTKGVEIKPMDLTVSGVKITSSLAYEPEVFQRTIDSIAAGALDVKGVITDHIELEAIVTDGFERLSEDKSQAKILVKLSGES
- the aroA gene encoding 3-phosphoshikimate 1-carboxyvinyltransferase produces the protein MKKGHVDQRARSPWTPLKGVHSVTVAPGERVIDGEVTIPGSKSLTNRAFIMSALAEGTSTLKGFLRSDDAYWCIDALRKLGVAIDVHEDEARVHGTGQNWKSDSLYIGAAGTVARFLPGSLVTAAQGEWTIEASESMTKRPVAPLIDALRALGGEITHLEKEGHYPLQIKGKPLQGGTVDLSGKISSQYISGLLIAGPYFQTPLQITITDHIVQHAYVRLTLDLMEAFGATVSYDDALQTMNVSPSVYKPQALTLEADASTACYFFGLAALNEGRVRVTNVTAETKQPDIGFLTILEKMGCTVIRGESYVEVQGPKQLKGGFDVSMREMSDQTLTLAALAPFADGPITISEVEHIRYHESNRIKVIADSLTKLGIQVEEYNDGLKVFPGTPKAAKLDTYDDHRVAMSLALIGTKVAGIELTDPGCVSKTCPSFFELLASFGVEVEEKV
- a CDS encoding GlsB/YeaQ/YmgE family stress response membrane protein yields the protein MSFIWSLIIGGLIGWAAGAITGKGVPFGIIGNIIAGFIGANIGTWLLGDMGPSIGGFAIFPALIGAIILVLIVSLVLRAFKS